From Salvia splendens isolate huo1 chromosome 3, SspV2, whole genome shotgun sequence, a single genomic window includes:
- the LOC121794948 gene encoding protein decapping 5-like, producing MAAEPSTAASSGRSGGGGASADSYIGSLISLTSKSEIRYEGILYNINTEESSIGLRNVRSFGTEGRKKDGPQVPPGDKIYEYILFRGTDIKDLQVKASPPPVQTTPPINSDPAIIQSHYQRPAAPPTSLPTGPPGSLADLGPHSAPMGLPGPNFQTGPPSYQPGGNLNSWGPTPPNANGSGLPMPMYWQGFYGAPNVLPQLPQQSLLRPPLGMSITPPMQQMQFSGFNSSLPTAASSLPSSSLPDHHSSIIPNSTSSSSLPSSSFPASTLTLNLPPMQPVSSSEIMTNLLPSKAPVSTIPSSMQSSGLLSLAPFSVPDNAGTSSITSKSIGHVPTAVPQQTLSQPVTSNVGTSGSGLTETPMPSLITPGHLLQSGPSTASAPQSLQTTHKDVEVVQVSSKPVKEPSAPVAAEAQPPILPLPPNARAHKPNGGPYYTRNNYRGRGGPGGRGSGNQRPIMKFTEDFDFMAMNEKFNKDEVWGHLGKGNRSNDNEGNGSGSDEEDREDEDNVELPNVEVKPIYNKDDFFDSLSSNALNNDGRTRYSEQIKLDTETFGEYSRYRGGRGGRGPYRGGGRYRGSSYGRGGYGGYGYVNRGRGRGRGMPQ from the exons ATGGCTGCGGAGCCTTCGACGGCGGCGTCAAGCGGTAGATCTGGCGGCGGCGGGGCATCGGCGGACTCGTACATCGGCAGTTTGATAAGTTTGACTTCGAAGAGCGAGATCAGATACGAAGGTATACTGTACAACATCAACACAGAGGAGTCCAGCATCGGCCTACGCAACG TGAGATCATTTGGAACTGAAGGACGGAAAAAGGATGGACCCCAAGTCCCTCCTGGCGACAAAATTTATGAATACATACTGTTTAGAGGAACTGATATTAAG GATTTGCAGGTCAAAGCTTCCCCTCCTCCAGTTCAGACCACACCACCCATCAATAGTGATCCTGCAATTATTCAG TCACATTATCAACGTCCGGCAGCCCCACCTACAAGCTTGCCTACAGGTCCTCCTGGGTCTTTAGCAGACCTTGGTCCTCATTCTGCTCCAATGGGACTCCCTGGGCCAAATTTCCAAACTGGTCCGCCTTCATATCAACCTGGAGGGAACTTGAATTCTTGGGGCCCAACTCCACCAAATGCAAATGGTAGTGGCTTACCTATGCCAATGTATTGGCAGGGATTCTATGGTGCACCTAATGTTCTTCCACAACTACCTCAACAGTCCTTGCTTCGGCCTCCTCTTGGCATGTCAATTACTCCACCCATGCAACAGATGCAGTTTTCTGGCTTCAATTCATCTTTACCAACGGCTGCATCTAGCCTGCCGAGTTCTAGTTTGCCTGATCATCATTCTTCGATTATTCCTAACAGCACTAGTTCTTCTAGTTTACCATCTAGTAGTTTTCCTGCTTCAACTTTGACTTTGAATCTGCCCCCTATGCAACCTGTTTCTTCATCTGAAATAATGACCAATCTGCTGCCAAGCAAGGCTCCAGTTTCTACCATCCCTTCATCAATGCAGAGTTCTGGATTGCTATCTTTAGCTCCATTTTCAGTTCCTGATAATGCAGGAACATCTTCCATCACTAGCAAGAGCATAGGACATGTCCCAACAGCCGTGCCCCAGCAGACCCTATCTCAGCCTGTAACATCTAATGTTGGGACATCTGGTTCTGGTCTTACAGAAACTCCAATGCCTTCTTTAATAACCCCAGGGCATCTGCTACAGTCTGGACCATCTACTGCTTCTGCACCTCAATCTTTACAAACAACACATAAGGATGTGGAAGTAGTCCAAGTGTCATCAAAGCCTGTGAAAGAACCATCAGCTCCTGTGGCAGCGGAAGCTCAACCACCTATATTACCATTGCCACCAAATGCTCGTGCACACAAG CCCAATGGAGGCCCTTATTACACGCGTAACAATTACAGAGGCCGTGGTGGTCCTGGTGGAAGAGGATCTGGG AATCAGCGACCAATTATGAAATTTACTGAAGATTTTGATTTTATGGCAATGAATGAGAAATTCAATAAGGACGAAGTTTGGGGTCATCTGGGAAAAGGTAATAGATCCAATGATAATGAAGGAAATGGTAGTGGCAGTGATGAGGAAGATCGAGAGGATGAGGATAATGTTGAACTGCCTAATGTTGAAGTGAAG CCTATTTACAATAAGGATGACTTCTTCGACTCCCTTTCTTCCAATGCTTTGAACAATGATGGAAGGACAAGATACTCGGAGCAAATAAAGTTAGACACAGAG ACATTTGGAGAATATTCAAGGTATCGAGGTGGTAGAGGAGGCCGGGGACCATATCGTGGTGGCGGTCGTTATCGTGGGTCGTCCTATGGAAGAGGAGGTTATGGTGGTTATGGATATGTAAATAGGGGACGTGGACGCGGGCGTGGCATGCCCCAGTGA
- the LOC121796564 gene encoding uncharacterized protein LOC121796564 produces the protein MVRSIPIFHESESFSAIAVALGLFVSVSVLVGLCAKHAKQIGRKESSKSGHPLPSPKQLMSAISQKAISPLIHGKKSAAAADSGEENGVWQKAILMGEKCQPPEFSGVIYYDYDGKRIPEMPKSPRHGSMTPLKNISFPPQKNDASVY, from the coding sequence atggTTCGTTCAATTCCAATATTCCATGAAAGTGAGAGCTTCTCAGCGATCGCGGTAGCGTTGGGGCTGTTTGTTTCGGTCTCTGTTTTGGTAGGTTTGTGTGCGAAGCATGCAAAGCAAATTGGTCGGAAGGAGAGTTCGAAAAGCGGGCATCCGCTGCCGTCGCCGAAGCAGCTGATGTCGGCGATAAGCCAGAAGGCCATATCGCCGTTAATCCACGGCAAGaagtcggcggcggcggcggattcCGGCGAGGAGAATGGGGTGTGGCAGAAGGCGATCTTGATGGGGGAGAAGTGCCAGCCGCCTGAATTCTCCGGCGTCATCTACTACGATTACGACGGAAAGAGGATTCCGGAGATGCCAAAGTCGCCGCGCCACGGCTCCATGACGCCGTTGAAGAATATTAGTTTTCCGCCGCAGAAAAATGACGCCTCTGTTTATTGA